Proteins from a genomic interval of Desulfovibrio piger:
- a CDS encoding NAD(P)H-hydrate dehydratase, whose translation MNGEWWSALPPLPLPHEMQQWDRQAVELGILPEILMENAAAAAFRQLNALCPRLAEKQVWLLMGSGNNGGDAACLARYLLDAGACPHVFHTRPLEHYRNETAYHLRTARTCGVPFLPVAALTETPLPHPDILVDGLLGTGFSGQLRDDARRLVSFVNELSPRPLILSLDVPSGLDATSGLPCPEAVKADMTVSFAAAKPGLMLPWARPYTGECHVGPIAMPAKVREEGPCSFRLLDGHALTLLPAMTAASYKNTYGHILVMGGRPGMCGAGHLAARGALRSGAGLVTAAMPAAGEDQVRMGWPEIMTLPLGDPGNRDWPAQLPDDLRQRLHQCRALVIGPGMGRGKDSHAFLAALLKEPERPACVFDADALMLLAGDPALLAALGPGDILTPHPGEAAALLHCPGSSVQQDRMAALKALCAAVPAAVVLKGAGTLVGQRDCPTGLSPLDVPQLAMGGSGDVLAGCTAALLARLQESPRAAHQAACLAVALHAAAGRILARTHPHRGNVASELADALPQAMTL comes from the coding sequence ATGAACGGGGAATGGTGGTCCGCACTGCCGCCGCTGCCCCTGCCGCACGAGATGCAGCAGTGGGACAGGCAGGCCGTGGAACTGGGCATCCTGCCGGAGATCCTGATGGAAAATGCCGCGGCCGCGGCGTTCCGCCAGCTGAACGCCCTGTGCCCCCGGCTTGCGGAAAAGCAGGTCTGGCTGCTCATGGGCAGCGGCAACAATGGCGGCGATGCCGCCTGCCTTGCCCGTTATCTGCTTGATGCCGGAGCCTGCCCGCATGTTTTCCATACCCGGCCGCTGGAGCATTACCGGAACGAAACGGCATATCATCTTCGGACGGCCCGGACATGTGGCGTCCCCTTCCTTCCGGTGGCCGCGCTGACGGAGACGCCCCTCCCTCATCCCGACATCCTGGTGGACGGGCTGCTGGGCACGGGTTTTTCCGGCCAGCTGCGCGACGACGCCCGACGTCTGGTCTCCTTCGTGAACGAACTTTCTCCCCGGCCGCTGATCCTGTCCCTGGACGTACCGTCGGGCCTGGATGCCACCAGCGGCCTGCCCTGTCCCGAGGCTGTCAAAGCGGACATGACGGTCAGCTTTGCCGCCGCCAAGCCCGGCCTGATGCTGCCGTGGGCCCGTCCGTATACCGGGGAATGCCATGTGGGCCCCATCGCCATGCCTGCCAAAGTCCGGGAAGAAGGCCCCTGCTCTTTCCGCCTTCTGGACGGCCATGCCCTGACCCTGCTGCCTGCCATGACGGCCGCGAGCTACAAGAACACCTACGGGCATATCCTCGTCATGGGAGGACGCCCCGGCATGTGCGGTGCCGGACATCTGGCCGCCCGGGGGGCGCTGCGTAGCGGTGCCGGTCTGGTCACGGCAGCCATGCCCGCCGCCGGTGAAGATCAGGTGCGCATGGGCTGGCCCGAGATCATGACGCTGCCCCTGGGCGATCCCGGAAACAGGGATTGGCCCGCCCAGCTCCCGGACGACCTGCGGCAACGCCTCCACCAGTGCCGGGCCCTGGTCATCGGCCCCGGCATGGGGCGAGGAAAAGACAGCCATGCGTTTCTGGCAGCCCTGCTGAAAGAGCCTGAACGCCCGGCCTGTGTATTCGATGCCGATGCCCTGATGCTGCTGGCAGGGGATCCCGCTCTGCTGGCGGCCCTTGGCCCCGGAGACATCCTGACGCCGCACCCCGGCGAGGCCGCTGCTCTGCTCCACTGCCCGGGCAGTTCTGTCCAGCAGGACAGGATGGCGGCCCTGAAGGCCCTTTGCGCAGCCGTCCCCGCAGCTGTCGTCCTCAAAGGCGCAGGGACGCTGGTCGGCCAGCGGGACTGCCCCACAGGCCTCAGCCCCCTGGATGTCCCCCAGCTGGCCATGGGCGGTTCCGGCGACGTGCTTGCCGGTTGTACCGCGGCCCTGCTGGCTCGCTTGCAGGAAAGCCCCCGGGCGGCCCATCAGGCCGCCTGCCTGGCAGTGGCGCTACATGCCGCTGCCGGCCGGATACTGGCCCGTACCCATCCCCACCGGGGCAATGTGGCCAGCGAACTGGCCGATGCCCTGCCCCAGGCCATGACACTTTAA
- a CDS encoding holo-[acyl-carrier-protein] synthase → MLVGLGMDLTDIGRMERALQRHGARFAARILAPAEQEACPELRPAFVAGRWAAKEAAVKALGCGFSLGIGPRHIEILPTPTGKPELRFTGPALERARQLGVRHIHVSITHERTTAAAVVVLEA, encoded by the coding sequence ATGCTGGTGGGACTGGGGATGGACCTGACCGATATCGGGCGTATGGAACGGGCCCTGCAACGCCATGGGGCACGTTTCGCAGCCAGGATCCTGGCACCTGCCGAACAGGAGGCCTGCCCGGAGCTACGTCCCGCCTTCGTGGCCGGACGCTGGGCTGCCAAGGAAGCCGCCGTCAAGGCCCTGGGCTGCGGCTTCAGCCTGGGGATCGGCCCACGTCACATCGAGATCCTGCCCACGCCGACGGGCAAGCCGGAGTTGCGCTTTACCGGCCCGGCCCTGGAGCGTGCCCGGCAGCTGGGCGTGCGCCATATCCATGTATCCATCACGCATGAACGAACCACGGCAGCCGCGGTTGTCGTACTGGAGGCCTGA
- a CDS encoding UDP-glucose dehydrogenase family protein, translating into MKLCIVGTGYVGLVSAACFAEMGNSVTCIDVNKDVVARLNAGSVHIFEPGLEPMVRRSHADGRLKFTTSLAEGLVGADCAFICVGTPPGEDGSCDLHYVEQVAREIGRTMENDLIVVDKSTVPVGTADRVRAIITEELAARGKNFDFEVVSNPEFLKEGDAISDFMKPDRVVIGTSSDKAAATMRELYAPFARTRDKLIVMGIRSAEMTKYAANCMLATKISFINEIATICERVGADVRDVRNGIGSDSRIGYQFIYPGVGYGGSCFPKDVKALIHTAEAAGMEPKLLNAVEAVNARQKLHMAERIKEYFAPQGGVKGKTLALWGLAFKANTDDMREAAAINIINALTEAGMKVRAFDPVAADNARRIFQDNPLVEIVDDQYGVCDGAQALLVVTEWNQFRNPDFDRIKSLLTAPLLFDGRNLYSPAAMGSRGFAYFCIGRRPD; encoded by the coding sequence ATGAAATTGTGTATCGTCGGCACCGGCTATGTGGGTCTGGTGAGTGCTGCCTGCTTCGCTGAAATGGGCAACTCCGTGACCTGCATCGATGTCAACAAGGATGTTGTGGCCCGCCTGAATGCCGGCTCCGTGCATATTTTCGAGCCCGGCCTGGAACCCATGGTGCGCCGCAGCCATGCCGATGGCCGCCTGAAGTTCACCACCAGCCTGGCGGAAGGTCTGGTTGGCGCTGATTGCGCCTTCATCTGCGTGGGTACCCCTCCCGGAGAAGACGGTTCCTGCGATTTGCACTACGTGGAGCAGGTGGCCCGCGAGATCGGTCGTACCATGGAAAACGACCTCATCGTGGTGGACAAGTCCACGGTGCCGGTGGGCACTGCCGACCGTGTGCGCGCCATCATCACCGAAGAACTGGCTGCCCGCGGCAAGAATTTCGACTTCGAGGTGGTCTCCAACCCCGAGTTCCTGAAGGAAGGCGACGCCATCTCCGACTTCATGAAGCCTGACCGCGTGGTCATCGGCACCTCGTCGGACAAGGCCGCCGCCACCATGCGCGAACTGTACGCGCCCTTTGCCCGTACCCGTGACAAACTGATCGTCATGGGCATCCGCAGCGCTGAAATGACCAAATACGCCGCCAACTGCATGCTGGCCACCAAGATCTCCTTCATCAACGAGATCGCCACCATTTGCGAGCGTGTGGGCGCTGACGTGCGCGACGTGCGCAACGGCATCGGTTCTGACAGCCGCATCGGCTACCAGTTCATCTATCCCGGCGTTGGTTACGGCGGTTCCTGCTTCCCCAAGGACGTGAAGGCCCTGATCCATACGGCCGAAGCCGCCGGTATGGAGCCCAAGCTGCTCAATGCCGTGGAAGCCGTGAACGCCCGCCAGAAGCTGCACATGGCCGAGCGCATCAAGGAATACTTTGCGCCGCAGGGTGGTGTGAAGGGCAAGACCCTGGCCCTGTGGGGCCTGGCTTTCAAGGCCAACACCGACGACATGCGTGAAGCCGCTGCCATCAACATCATCAACGCCCTGACCGAAGCCGGCATGAAGGTGCGGGCTTTCGACCCCGTGGCGGCCGATAACGCCCGCCGTATCTTCCAGGACAACCCCCTGGTGGAGATCGTGGACGACCAGTACGGCGTGTGCGATGGTGCCCAGGCTCTGCTGGTGGTGACGGAATGGAACCAGTTCCGCAATCCCGACTTCGACCGCATCAAGTCCCTGCTGACCGCGCCGCTGCTCTTTGACGGCCGTAACCTCTACTCGCCCGCCGCCATGGGCAGCCGTGGTTTCGCCTACTTCTGCATCGGCCGCCGTCCCGACTAG
- a CDS encoding TetR/AcrR family transcriptional regulator — protein sequence MTMTAKNKKEALLQAAKELFGECGYVETTFKKISDRAGVALGLLTHHYGNKEKLFLASGLDVLEHFLVKLRQATADAACGYDAVMHFCKAYLDFSVDKDSNWLVLVRCSPYSDMKTKTDREQMDSMFAQVHRELEEQIQRGIRDGSIVNVDSKATAQVIISLMVGANRTRVLTPYALPELYDETLDFVSRSIRKN from the coding sequence ATGACCATGACTGCAAAAAATAAAAAAGAAGCCCTGCTCCAGGCCGCCAAGGAACTTTTTGGTGAATGTGGCTATGTGGAAACCACCTTCAAGAAGATTTCCGACCGGGCTGGTGTGGCCCTTGGACTGCTGACGCACCACTATGGCAACAAGGAAAAACTGTTCCTGGCCTCGGGACTCGATGTGCTGGAACATTTTCTGGTCAAGTTGCGCCAGGCCACGGCTGATGCGGCCTGCGGCTATGATGCCGTCATGCACTTCTGCAAGGCCTATCTGGACTTCTCTGTGGACAAGGACTCCAACTGGCTGGTGCTGGTGCGCTGCTCCCCGTACAGCGATATGAAGACCAAGACGGACAGGGAACAGATGGATTCCATGTTCGCCCAGGTGCATCGTGAACTGGAAGAGCAGATCCAGCGCGGCATCCGCGACGGCAGCATCGTCAATGTGGACAGCAAGGCCACGGCGCAGGTCATCATCTCCCTGATGGTGGGTGCCAACCGTACCCGCGTGCTGACCCCCTATGCCCTGCCGGAGCTCTATGACGAGACCCTGGATTTCGTCTCCCGCTCCATCCGCAAGAACTAG
- a CDS encoding Lon protease family protein, with protein sequence MPKILPLPTSRLHATFDPERIPWQDSREIPLPRNGAGSRNAFQPRAMQALDMALNIRACGYNVYVSGDANLGRSYTLLSYLGPQARKRPTPPDLVYVHNFDDPDRPRLLSLPAGQGKKFKQCVTSTVDAILHELPRRFEAAPFVKQRARLVDSFQKVRSGLLSKMTSVAQHKGFHLDMDEGGSLTLYPLVKGKRLSEEEFEHLDDSLRMTLKRRGETLVQSMASFMRQLSKAEESFHDDERNLEQTVMAQVLDALLLPAQKKLLKACQSEALEQYFVSLRADILKNTEAFLPREAGQSGPDVPHAPLPPQGDPLYRYDVNVFVDNSQLSGAPIVVEDHPTASNLLGCIERESELGALVTDFTLVRAGSLHKANGGFLVLRAEDLLQHPNAWEGLLRALRANSLRIEDGAETPDAAIRTKGINPEPLKLDLKVVLIGTEDLYEALVLNEDRFAKLFRIKAQMAERMDRNAAGVRFYLSVIARIAEESGLRPFDRTALAWLVDLGSHLCEDQRRLSLKFPLLREQMIEGDALAGMEGAEIVTGDIMERSYAARTYRANLVEEIFMEEYDREMIKVCTSGSAIGQVNGLSVTGYGDFEFGLPHRISCTVGVGHEGIIDLEREAELGGPIHTKAMMILKSYLTNLFARKKPLVLAGSLYFEQSYAGIEGDSASGAELVALLSALADVPVRLDLAFTGAVSHSGQIMAVGGVTRKIEGFFKVCARHGLTGSQGVIIPHDNVDHLMLSPDVLQAVEKGQFAIYAVRSIEEALTLLTGLPVGRRRKDDTFTPGSLYDMVDRRLERLGDYAQNSFRRTRKG encoded by the coding sequence ATGCCCAAGATCCTTCCTCTGCCCACATCGCGACTGCACGCGACGTTCGATCCCGAACGCATCCCCTGGCAGGACAGCCGGGAGATCCCCTTGCCCCGCAACGGGGCGGGCAGCCGCAACGCTTTCCAGCCTCGCGCCATGCAGGCTCTGGACATGGCCCTGAACATCAGGGCCTGTGGCTACAATGTCTATGTCTCCGGCGATGCCAATCTGGGGCGCAGCTATACCCTGCTCTCCTATCTTGGCCCGCAGGCCCGCAAACGGCCGACGCCGCCGGATCTGGTCTATGTCCACAACTTCGATGACCCCGACCGGCCGCGTCTGCTTTCCCTGCCTGCCGGTCAGGGCAAAAAGTTCAAGCAGTGCGTGACCTCCACCGTGGACGCCATCCTGCATGAACTGCCCCGCCGCTTCGAAGCCGCGCCCTTCGTCAAGCAGCGTGCCCGGCTGGTGGACAGCTTCCAGAAGGTCCGCAGCGGCCTGCTGAGCAAGATGACCTCCGTGGCCCAGCACAAGGGCTTCCATCTCGACATGGACGAAGGCGGCAGCCTGACCCTGTATCCGCTGGTCAAGGGCAAGCGGCTGAGCGAGGAAGAGTTCGAACATCTGGACGACAGCCTGCGCATGACCCTCAAGCGGCGCGGGGAGACCCTGGTCCAGAGCATGGCCAGCTTCATGCGCCAGTTGAGCAAGGCCGAGGAAAGCTTCCATGACGACGAGCGCAACCTGGAACAGACCGTCATGGCCCAGGTGCTGGACGCCCTGCTGCTCCCGGCCCAGAAAAAACTGCTCAAGGCCTGCCAGAGCGAGGCCCTGGAACAGTACTTTGTCAGCCTGCGCGCGGACATCCTGAAGAACACCGAAGCCTTCCTGCCCCGGGAGGCCGGCCAGTCCGGCCCGGATGTCCCCCATGCGCCCCTGCCGCCGCAGGGCGATCCGCTGTACCGCTATGACGTCAATGTTTTCGTGGACAACAGCCAGCTCAGCGGCGCCCCCATCGTGGTGGAAGACCATCCCACCGCGTCCAACCTGCTGGGCTGTATCGAGCGGGAATCCGAGCTGGGCGCTCTGGTGACGGATTTCACCCTGGTGCGGGCCGGGAGCCTGCACAAGGCCAACGGGGGCTTCCTCGTCCTGCGGGCGGAAGACCTGCTGCAGCATCCCAATGCCTGGGAAGGTCTGCTGCGGGCCCTGCGGGCCAATTCCCTGCGCATCGAAGACGGCGCGGAGACCCCGGATGCCGCCATCCGCACCAAGGGCATCAACCCCGAGCCCCTGAAGCTGGATCTCAAGGTCGTGCTTATCGGTACGGAAGACCTGTACGAAGCCCTGGTCCTCAATGAGGACCGCTTCGCCAAGCTGTTCCGCATCAAGGCCCAGATGGCCGAACGCATGGACCGCAATGCCGCCGGCGTCCGTTTCTATCTGTCGGTCATCGCCCGCATCGCGGAAGAATCCGGCCTGCGGCCCTTCGACCGCACGGCCCTGGCCTGGCTGGTGGATCTGGGCTCGCATCTGTGCGAGGACCAGCGCCGCCTGTCGCTCAAGTTCCCGCTGCTGCGCGAGCAGATGATCGAGGGGGACGCCCTGGCAGGCATGGAAGGCGCCGAGATCGTCACCGGTGATATCATGGAGCGTTCCTATGCGGCGCGCACCTACCGGGCCAATCTGGTGGAAGAGATCTTCATGGAAGAGTACGACCGCGAGATGATCAAGGTCTGTACTTCGGGCAGTGCCATCGGTCAGGTCAACGGCCTGTCGGTCACCGGCTACGGTGATTTTGAATTCGGCCTGCCCCACCGCATCTCCTGTACCGTGGGCGTCGGCCATGAAGGCATCATCGACCTGGAGCGGGAAGCCGAACTGGGCGGCCCCATCCATACCAAGGCCATGATGATCCTCAAGAGCTACCTGACCAATCTCTTTGCCCGCAAGAAACCTCTTGTTCTGGCCGGATCACTCTATTTCGAACAAAGCTATGCCGGTATCGAAGGCGACTCCGCTTCCGGTGCGGAGCTGGTGGCCCTGCTCTCCGCCCTTGCCGATGTGCCCGTGCGGCTCGACCTGGCCTTCACGGGCGCGGTCAGCCATTCCGGGCAGATCATGGCCGTGGGCGGCGTGACGCGGAAGATCGAAGGTTTCTTCAAGGTCTGCGCACGGCATGGTCTCACGGGCAGCCAGGGGGTCATCATCCCCCACGACAATGTGGATCACCTGATGCTCTCCCCGGATGTGCTCCAGGCCGTGGAAAAGGGACAGTTTGCCATCTATGCCGTCCGCAGTATCGAAGAGGCCCTGACCCTGCTCACGGGGCTGCCCGTGGGACGCCGCCGCAAGGACGATACGTTCACGCCCGGCAGCCTCTACGATATGGTGGACCGCCGTCTGGAACGGTTGGGCGATTATGCCCAGAACTCCTTCCGTCGGACGCGTAAAGGATAG
- the hemC gene encoding hydroxymethylbilane synthase, giving the protein MRKNLVIATRGSQLALWQAEHVKACLESLEPGLNISLRVIKTRGDIILDVPLSKVGGKGLFVKEIEEALLDGSADLAVHSIKDVPMVLPEGLVLGCVPQREICVDCLLSNRYASLDELPRGARVGTSSLRRQAQLLNLRPDLEILSLRGNVDTRLRKMKEGEYDAIVLASAGLKRLGLSADRMHHFEAASFVPAVGQGALGIECRGDDSEVLELLSRMEHRPTRICVEAERGFLAGLDGGCQVPIAGHAEMLDDDRFILDGLVAEVDGSVILREQQEGTAATARETGFALARHLLDKGGKDILDRLYAENR; this is encoded by the coding sequence ATGCGCAAAAATCTCGTCATCGCCACCCGCGGCAGTCAGCTGGCCCTCTGGCAGGCCGAACACGTCAAAGCCTGCCTGGAGTCCCTGGAACCGGGCCTGAACATCAGCCTGCGCGTCATCAAGACCCGCGGCGACATCATCCTGGATGTCCCCCTGTCCAAGGTGGGCGGCAAGGGTCTGTTCGTCAAGGAGATCGAGGAAGCCCTGCTGGACGGTTCCGCCGACCTGGCCGTGCACAGCATCAAGGACGTGCCCATGGTCCTGCCCGAGGGCCTCGTCCTGGGCTGCGTGCCCCAGCGTGAGATCTGCGTGGACTGCCTGCTCTCCAACCGCTACGCCTCTCTGGACGAACTGCCCCGGGGGGCCCGCGTTGGCACCAGCAGCCTGCGCCGCCAGGCCCAGCTGCTCAATCTGCGTCCCGACCTGGAGATCCTTTCCCTGCGCGGCAATGTGGATACCCGCCTGCGCAAGATGAAGGAAGGCGAATACGACGCCATCGTGCTGGCCTCCGCCGGGCTCAAGCGTCTGGGTCTTTCCGCGGACCGCATGCACCATTTCGAGGCGGCCTCCTTCGTGCCCGCCGTGGGCCAGGGTGCCCTGGGCATCGAATGCCGTGGTGATGACAGTGAAGTGCTGGAACTGCTGTCCCGCATGGAACACCGCCCCACCCGCATCTGCGTGGAAGCCGAGCGCGGTTTCCTGGCCGGTCTGGATGGCGGCTGTCAGGTGCCCATCGCCGGTCATGCGGAGATGCTGGACGACGACCGCTTCATCCTGGACGGCCTGGTGGCCGAAGTGGACGGCAGCGTCATCCTGCGCGAACAGCAGGAAGGTACGGCCGCCACGGCACGCGAAACGGGCTTTGCCCTGGCCCGTCATCTTCTGGACAAGGGCGGCAAGGACATCCTTGACCGCCTGTATGCTGAAAACCGGTAG
- a CDS encoding FmdB family zinc ribbon protein has protein sequence MPIYEYTCTKCGKDFEELVFGDDLPACPHCGAAETRKLMSRCAHCSGGNGGDDSFAPSMPASSGGCAGCSGGNCATCGH, from the coding sequence ATGCCCATCTACGAATACACTTGCACCAAATGCGGCAAAGATTTTGAGGAACTTGTCTTTGGCGATGACCTGCCCGCCTGCCCCCATTGCGGCGCGGCCGAGACCCGCAAGCTGATGTCCCGCTGCGCTCACTGCAGCGGCGGCAACGGCGGCGATGACTCCTTCGCTCCTTCCATGCCCGCCTCTTCCGGCGGCTGCGCCGGCTGCTCCGGCGGTAACTGCGCCACCTGCGGCCACTAG
- a CDS encoding SIS domain-containing protein produces MQTAQDIITTYGRTGARLREVFFQERTPLLQKAALHMARCLIHDGKVLVLGEGAAGICARAAAQALLDRLDLDRPALPAILLPAGSPGGQTADRAALRQLEALARPGDALLTFLPDTAQTAMGPVLALAQETGVSCITLCGRPVAGLSLPGLVIDVPDASGAPASLVHELLFAAGHLVCRLVDYYLFENVTAIQAVDPQ; encoded by the coding sequence ATGCAGACAGCGCAGGACATTATAACGACATACGGCCGGACAGGCGCCCGCCTGCGCGAGGTCTTTTTCCAGGAAAGAACGCCCCTTTTGCAGAAGGCGGCCCTGCACATGGCCCGTTGCCTTATCCATGACGGCAAGGTGCTCGTCCTGGGCGAAGGGGCCGCCGGTATTTGTGCCCGTGCCGCAGCCCAGGCCCTGCTTGACCGGCTCGATCTCGACCGGCCGGCGCTGCCGGCCATCTTGCTGCCGGCCGGGAGCCCGGGGGGGCAGACAGCGGACAGAGCGGCCCTGCGGCAGCTCGAGGCTCTGGCCCGGCCCGGGGATGCGCTCCTGACATTCCTCCCCGACACAGCACAGACGGCCATGGGGCCCGTGCTGGCACTGGCGCAGGAGACCGGCGTGTCCTGCATCACTCTTTGCGGGCGTCCTGTCGCGGGTCTGTCCCTGCCCGGGCTCGTGATCGATGTCCCGGATGCTTCCGGGGCCCCTGCCTCCCTTGTCCATGAACTGCTTTTTGCCGCCGGCCATCTTGTCTGCAGGCTGGTGGATTACTATCTTTTCGAAAACGTGACGGCGATCCAGGCCGTCGATCCGCAGTAA
- a CDS encoding NAD(+)/NADH kinase — translation MQSKARHILVVRKANSDRAARLEAEIGAWLRARGHSVTAISGGFDDPAYALPDLDFAVVLGGDGTMLGVARRVAGRGIPLLGINFGRVGFLADIQPEQWEKGLADSLAGITPERTCMALQWKVVRNESTLAKGVAVNDVVLSRAALSRLVNMDIGVDGQEMCRLRSDGVIISTPIGSSGYSVSAGGPLLYPSLNCMVFTPICPFLNTIPPMVFPHKTRFCIDLLPGTTETYITVDGQEGLLLQVGDRVEVTGLEDAVCFVGKEMPFFERLRTRGFVTDMASGAKHK, via the coding sequence ATGCAAAGCAAAGCCCGCCATATTCTCGTGGTCCGCAAGGCCAACAGTGACCGTGCGGCACGTCTTGAAGCTGAAATAGGTGCCTGGCTGCGCGCCAGGGGACACTCTGTCACGGCCATCAGCGGAGGGTTTGACGATCCCGCCTATGCTCTTCCCGATCTGGATTTTGCCGTTGTCCTGGGAGGGGACGGCACCATGCTGGGTGTGGCCCGTCGGGTGGCAGGCCGGGGCATCCCCCTGCTGGGCATCAATTTCGGCCGGGTCGGCTTCTTGGCCGACATCCAGCCGGAGCAGTGGGAGAAGGGCCTTGCCGATTCCCTGGCAGGCATCACTCCCGAGCGTACCTGTATGGCCCTGCAATGGAAAGTCGTACGCAATGAAAGCACGCTCGCCAAGGGCGTGGCCGTCAATGACGTCGTCCTCAGCCGGGCGGCCCTCTCGCGGCTCGTCAACATGGACATCGGCGTGGACGGGCAGGAGATGTGCCGTCTGCGCAGTGACGGCGTGATCATCTCCACCCCCATCGGCAGTTCGGGCTACAGCGTCTCCGCCGGAGGCCCGCTGCTGTACCCGAGCCTCAACTGCATGGTGTTCACGCCCATCTGTCCTTTCCTGAACACCATCCCCCCCATGGTCTTTCCCCATAAGACCCGCTTCTGTATCGACCTGCTGCCCGGTACCACCGAGACCTACATCACGGTGGACGGTCAGGAAGGCCTGCTGCTCCAGGTGGGGGACCGGGTGGAGGTGACGGGGCTGGAAGACGCCGTCTGCTTTGTGGGCAAGGAAATGCCGTTTTTTGAACGCTTGCGGACGCGCGGCTTCGTGACGGATATGGCATCGGGCGCCAAACACAAGTGA